In Verrucomicrobiia bacterium, the sequence GAAGACCACGTCGGGGACATCGTGCGGAAGGCGCGGCGGATGGGGGGTATTGAGGTTGGCGACGCGGCGGCGGCGGGCGGCATCGGGGTGTCGGAGTTGGAGGGGTTCGAGGAGGGCGGGGTGGCGCCGGCGGGACTCGATTGGGAGGGGCTGGCCCGGTGTCTTGGGCTGCACGCCGGCAAGCTGCGGCGCATTGCCGGGGGTTGGGAGCCGGCCCCGGTGGATGGAGCGGCCTACCCGGGATTGCTGGCGATCACCACCCACGGGCGGGGGATGGCGGTCCATTGCTACCTGGTATGGGATCCCGGGACGCGGGAGGCGGCGTTGTTCGACACCGGCTTCGATGCGGAACCGGTCTTCGAGGCCATTGCGCGGCACCAGTTGAAGCTGACGCTGCTCTGCATCACCCACACACACGGGGACCATGTGGCGGCGCTCGATCCGATCCGGGCCCGCTTCCCTGAATTGCGAC encodes:
- a CDS encoding MBL fold metallo-hydrolase, encoding MRLEDHVGDIVRKARRMGGIEVGDAAAAGGIGVSELEGFEEGGVAPAGLDWEGLARCLGLHAGKLRRIAGGWEPAPVDGAAYPGLLAITTHGRGMAVHCYLVWDPGTREAALFDTGFDAEPVFEAIARHQLKLTLLCITHTHGDHVAALDPIRARFPELRLRASGTSIPAAHRNRPGEVLAVGGRTVEARATPGHADDGTTYWIADRAGGVPVLAVVGDALFAGSLGGAPDKGDLARGKVRDEVLSLPGTVLLCPGHGPMTTVGEQRAVNPFFDFGDEDRTSV